The Syntrophorhabdus sp. genomic interval CATCCTTGCCATGGAGAACAGGAGTCTCTTTGATGATCGTTGCCATGTTTGTATCTCCTTCATTTTTCCGGGCCGCTGGTCGGGGCTATCTCTTTGAATCTTTGGTCCTCTTTTTCTCCATGACCCGGTAGACTTCTTTCCGGTGAATGATCCCGAGGATGAGAATATCACTGTCCCGAACGCGGAAAACCACGCGGTAGTCGCCGACACGGAGCTTCCAGTAACCTTTCAGGGTTCGCCTGAGGGGCTCGCCGTACTCCTCCGGCGCCGTGAGGAGCCGTGTCTCTATGGCCTCTCTTATCCTGGCGGCTGTCCGTTTGTCGAGCTTCGGCAGGTCCTCGGTCTTTACGGATGGATGGTACCTGAGCGTGTAGCCCATGTGTCAGCTCCACACGTCCTCGTGCGTCAGAGCCTCTCCGGTCCCGAAGGTCTTCTCCCGGCCTTCGGCAAATGCGGCAAGGGCCACGTCCTCGCGGAGCTCGATCGCTTCCCGGACCAGGTCCCTTACGACCATGGATTTGGACAGCCCTTGTCTTTTCGCTATCTCGCCCACGGCCGCGTAAAGGGGTTTCTCCAATACAACATTGACCCTCGCGTTCTTGGTCGGCATGACAACTCCTTTCGGCGATAAGTGTAACACTTGTGGTACACATCGTCAAGTTCCTTTGCTGCGGCCCTGGAAAACTCAACCTTCCAGGTCATACCGGCTCATGATCTCTTCGATGGGAATGGTTTTGCTCCTGCCGGTTCGTATGTCTTCCAGTCTTTTCTCCGCCAGGTAAATATCTTCGAGGTCTTCGATATATTCGGTTATTGCGGCCCTGGCATAAAAGGTTTTCGTTCTTCCCGTCTTCTTCGCCAGGTCCTCAAGGCGTTTTTCGATCTCCGGTGAAAGTCTTATTACAAGCGTATTTATGCCTCCTGCTGTGTTAGTATGGCAGGAATCTTCCATAGCATCAAGGTTCGTGGCCGGCAGCTCTTTCCTGGGAATCCTCTATCTCCACGATCTGCAGTATCTCCCCGCCGCGCTGGATGAAGATCCACCGGGCCTGGCCTTTGCTCTCCGCCTCGATGTCGACGCTTGCCGTCTCGCCGGTCGGTTTTTTCCAGGTGGTGCGGAAGGGGCGCTTCATACTCACACTCCTGTCATGTGTTCAATCGCCCATTGTGAGATCTGGGCCGTTCCACGCAGCCG includes:
- a CDS encoding type II toxin-antitoxin system RelE/ParE family toxin, with translation MGYTLRYHPSVKTEDLPKLDKRTAARIREAIETRLLTAPEEYGEPLRRTLKGYWKLRVGDYRVVFRVRDSDILILGIIHRKEVYRVMEKKRTKDSKR
- a CDS encoding TraY domain-containing protein, which translates into the protein MEDSCHTNTAGGINTLVIRLSPEIEKRLEDLAKKTGRTKTFYARAAITEYIEDLEDIYLAEKRLEDIRTGRSKTIPIEEIMSRYDLEG
- a CDS encoding ribbon-helix-helix protein, CopG family; this encodes MPTKNARVNVVLEKPLYAAVGEIAKRQGLSKSMVVRDLVREAIELREDVALAAFAEGREKTFGTGEALTHEDVWS